A genomic window from Sebastes fasciatus isolate fSebFas1 chromosome 7, fSebFas1.pri, whole genome shotgun sequence includes:
- the LOC141771005 gene encoding uncharacterized protein LOC141771005, with amino-acid sequence MQNQNTNQLTAADRTQKTVLPKVRYHPSIQSQTPGAKPRTSQAQKTRPAAVHPPQTGTVQRNQDTCKTPQVSPGPAVRPRPDGGQRGSAQKPVKKPDPDRATPTPEQVPLGLGIQLDRCIVEDVEVLTRGQSTNQDWFNWRKNRITASVAHRIAHSRFVNGKSKTPPASYLAAITGAERSVQTRAMSWGVQMEAEVVRRYQRQKSAASGRSVSVQDCGLFIDAQHPWLAASPDGIVTDSRTGQWLLCLEVKCPYKHRDRRVEDACRDDPAFCLEIQDEDGLEPGGSPVYRLKTSHSYYTQIQVQLAVTGLRSADLAVFTLKETAIVPVTFDPNLWEETVSKLEEFYRDAVLPHLREKTRGDTAAAWTPEL; translated from the exons ATGCAGAACCAGAACACAAACCAGCTCACAGCTGCAGACCGGACCCAGAAAACTGTCCTCCCAAAGGTCCGGTATCACCCGAGCATTCAGTCCCAGACACCGGGAGCCAAACCCAGAACCAGTCAAGCCCAGAAGACCAGACCTGCTGCCGTACACCCCCCTCAGACCGGGACAGTTCAGAGGAACCAGGATACCTGCAAGACCCCTCAGGTGAGTCCAGGTCCTGCTGTGAGACCACGACCTGATGGGGGACAAAGAGGGAGCGCTCAGAAACCCGTGAAGAAACCGGACCCTGACAGAGCCACTCCCACACCGGAGCAGGTCCCTCTGGGTCTGGGGATCCAATTGGACAGGTGTATTGTGGAGGACGTGGAGGTTCTGACCCGCGGACAGAGTACCAACCAGGACTGGTTCAACTGGAGGAAGAACCGGATCACGGCCTCCGTGGCTCACCGCATCGCTCACAGCCGCTTCGTTAATGGCAAGAGCAAAACCCCGCCCGCCTCCTACCTGGCTGCTATCACAG GTGCGGAGCGGAGCGTCCAGACCAGAGCCATGTCCTGGGGGGTCCAGATGGAAGCCGAGGTGGTCCGGAGGTACCAG AGGCAGAAGAGCGCTGCGTCGGGGCGGTCCGTCTCCGTCCAGGACTGCGGTTTGTTCATCGATGCTCAGCATCCCTGGTTGGCTGCGAGTCCTGATGGCATCGTGACGGACAGCCGGACCGGCCAATGGCTGCTCTGCCTGGAAGTGAAGTGTCCctacaaacacagagacagacgggtGGAGGACGCCTGCAGGGACGACCCCGCCTTCTGTCTGGAAATACAGGACGAGGACGGACTGGAGCCCGGAGGG TCCCCGGTCTACCGCCTGAAGACGTCCCACAGTTACTACACACAGATCCAGGTCCAGCTGGCGGTGACGGGCCTGCGATCGGCCGACCTCGCCGTCTTCACCCTGAAGGAGACGGCCATAGTCccggtgacctttgaccccaacCTGTGGGAGGAGACGGTGTCCAAACTGGAGGAGTTTTACAGGGACGCTGTCCTGCCTCACCTGAGAGAGAAGACACGGGGGGACACGGCAGCAGCCTGGACACCTGAGCTGTAG